One window of Parus major isolate Abel chromosome 12, Parus_major1.1, whole genome shotgun sequence genomic DNA carries:
- the GATA2 gene encoding endothelial transcription factor GATA-2 isoform X1, with translation MEVATDQPRWMAHHAVLNGQHPDSHHPGLAHNYMEPAQLLPPDEVDVFFNHLDSQGNPYYANSAHARARVSYSQAHARLTGSQMCRPHLIHSPGIPWLDSSKAALSAHHHNPWTVSPFTKTPLHPSAAGAPGAISVYPGSSTSSTASVSSLTPASHSGSHLFGFPPTPPKEVSPDPNSTSAASPSSSAGARQEDKDSIKYQVSLSEGMKMESASPLRSSLTSMGAQPSTHHPIPTYPSYVPAAHDYSSSLFHPGSFLGGPASSFTPKPRSKARSCSEGRECVNCGATATPLWRRDGTGHYLCNACGLYHKMNGQNRPLIKPKRRLSAARRAGTCCANCQTTTTTLWRRNANGDPVCNACGLYYKLHNVNRPLTMKKEGIQTRNRKMSNKSKKSKKGSECFEELSKCMQEKSSPFSAAALASHMAPMGHLPPFSHSGHILPTPTPIHPSSSISFGHPHPSSMVTAMG, from the exons ATGGAGGTGGCCACTGATCAGCCTCGCTGGATGGCCCACCACGCCGTGCTCAATGGGCAGCACCCCGACAGCCACCACCCCGGGCTGGCTCACAACTACATGGAACCAGCGCAGCTCCTACCTCCGGATGAAGTCGACGTCTTCTTCAACCACCTGGACTCCCAGGGCAACCCTTACTACGCCAATTCCGCCCATGCCCGGGCCAGGGTGTCCTACAGCCAGGCACACG CCCGCCTGACCGGGAGTCAAATGTGCCGGCCTCATCTTATCCACAGCCCCGGGATCCCTTGGCTGGACAGCAGCAAGGCGGCACTGTCTGCCCATCACCACAACCCCTGGACCGTCAGCCCTTTCACCAAGACACCCCTGCACCCCTCGGCGGCCGGAGCGCCTGGGGCCATCTCGGTGTACCcgggcagcagcacctccagcaccgCCTCCGTGTCTTCGCTCACCCCGGCCTCGCATTCCGGCTCCCACCTCTTCGGCTTCCCCCCGACCCCTCCTAAGGAAGTGTCCCCAGACCCCAACTCCACCAGCGCCGCCTCCCCTTCTTCCTCCGCCGGGGCTCGGCAGGAGGACAAAGACAGCATCAAGTACCAAGTGTCGCTGTCGGAGGGGATGAAGATGGAGAGCGCCAGCCCGCTCAGAAGTAGCCTCACCAGCATGGGGGCTCAGCCCTCTACCCACCACCCCATCCCCACATACCCCTCCTACGTGCCGGCAGCCCACGACTacagcagcagcctcttccACCCTGGCAGCTTTCTGGGGGGCCCCGCGTCCAGCTTCACCCCCAAGCCGCGGAGCAAGGCCAGGTCCTGTTCGG AGGGCAGAGAGTGTGTGAACTGTGGAGCCACTGCTACCCCTCTCTGGAGAAGAGACGGCACCGGGCATTACCTGTGCAACGCCTGCGGGCTCTACCACAAAATGAACGGTCAAAACCGACCTCTCATTAAACCCAAGCGAAGGCTG TCAGcggccaggagagcagggactTGTTGTGCCAACTGTCAGACAACCACCACGACCTTATGGCGACGTAATGCAAACGGGGACCCAGTTTGTAATGCCTGCGGACTCTACTATAAATTGCACAAT GTGAACAGGCCTCTGACcatgaaaaaggaaggaattcaGACCAGGAATAGGAAAATGTCCAACAaatcaaagaaaagcaagaaaggCTCTGAGTGTTTTGAGGAACTGTCCAAGTGCATGCAGGAGAAGTCGTCTCCCTTCAGCGCTGCTGCCCTTGCCAGTCACATGGCACCCATGGGGCATTTGCCCCCTTTCAGCCACTCTGGACACATCCTACCAACACCTACCCCCATCCACCCAtcttccagcatctcatttGGACACCCACACCCATCCAGCATGGTTACAGCCATGGGATAA
- the GATA2 gene encoding endothelial transcription factor GATA-2 isoform X2, translating to MCRPHLIHSPGIPWLDSSKAALSAHHHNPWTVSPFTKTPLHPSAAGAPGAISVYPGSSTSSTASVSSLTPASHSGSHLFGFPPTPPKEVSPDPNSTSAASPSSSAGARQEDKDSIKYQVSLSEGMKMESASPLRSSLTSMGAQPSTHHPIPTYPSYVPAAHDYSSSLFHPGSFLGGPASSFTPKPRSKARSCSEGRECVNCGATATPLWRRDGTGHYLCNACGLYHKMNGQNRPLIKPKRRLSAARRAGTCCANCQTTTTTLWRRNANGDPVCNACGLYYKLHNVNRPLTMKKEGIQTRNRKMSNKSKKSKKGSECFEELSKCMQEKSSPFSAAALASHMAPMGHLPPFSHSGHILPTPTPIHPSSSISFGHPHPSSMVTAMG from the exons ATGTGCCGGCCTCATCTTATCCACAGCCCCGGGATCCCTTGGCTGGACAGCAGCAAGGCGGCACTGTCTGCCCATCACCACAACCCCTGGACCGTCAGCCCTTTCACCAAGACACCCCTGCACCCCTCGGCGGCCGGAGCGCCTGGGGCCATCTCGGTGTACCcgggcagcagcacctccagcaccgCCTCCGTGTCTTCGCTCACCCCGGCCTCGCATTCCGGCTCCCACCTCTTCGGCTTCCCCCCGACCCCTCCTAAGGAAGTGTCCCCAGACCCCAACTCCACCAGCGCCGCCTCCCCTTCTTCCTCCGCCGGGGCTCGGCAGGAGGACAAAGACAGCATCAAGTACCAAGTGTCGCTGTCGGAGGGGATGAAGATGGAGAGCGCCAGCCCGCTCAGAAGTAGCCTCACCAGCATGGGGGCTCAGCCCTCTACCCACCACCCCATCCCCACATACCCCTCCTACGTGCCGGCAGCCCACGACTacagcagcagcctcttccACCCTGGCAGCTTTCTGGGGGGCCCCGCGTCCAGCTTCACCCCCAAGCCGCGGAGCAAGGCCAGGTCCTGTTCGG AGGGCAGAGAGTGTGTGAACTGTGGAGCCACTGCTACCCCTCTCTGGAGAAGAGACGGCACCGGGCATTACCTGTGCAACGCCTGCGGGCTCTACCACAAAATGAACGGTCAAAACCGACCTCTCATTAAACCCAAGCGAAGGCTG TCAGcggccaggagagcagggactTGTTGTGCCAACTGTCAGACAACCACCACGACCTTATGGCGACGTAATGCAAACGGGGACCCAGTTTGTAATGCCTGCGGACTCTACTATAAATTGCACAAT GTGAACAGGCCTCTGACcatgaaaaaggaaggaattcaGACCAGGAATAGGAAAATGTCCAACAaatcaaagaaaagcaagaaaggCTCTGAGTGTTTTGAGGAACTGTCCAAGTGCATGCAGGAGAAGTCGTCTCCCTTCAGCGCTGCTGCCCTTGCCAGTCACATGGCACCCATGGGGCATTTGCCCCCTTTCAGCCACTCTGGACACATCCTACCAACACCTACCCCCATCCACCCAtcttccagcatctcatttGGACACCCACACCCATCCAGCATGGTTACAGCCATGGGATAA